A window of Gossypium hirsutum isolate 1008001.06 chromosome D13, Gossypium_hirsutum_v2.1, whole genome shotgun sequence genomic DNA:
AATTCAATTGGGTTGAAAATTTGAAGTTTCAACAATATTATCCGAACTCGAGGTGAGTGCCAGTTACAGCTatgcatttaatatatatatatgctcatttgaataTGTTTACATAAATGTCGAACTTAGAtacttaagaaaataaagagtcTGATTATATGGTAGATCAACTAATTTGGGAATTGAATCAAATGCACGgatagttaatataaaaatatgttagGTGTAGGTCTACAATTTTATTAATGGTTAAGTTCTGTTAAGAAGTAAGGATGTCAAACaggtgaaagtgaaaattaaaaataaatacagcGTATCATAGATATTATTGTTGTTTGTGTGGTGTATTATTATTGTCGATGTTCTAACTAGGTCTGGTTCATGCTCCTGCAGGTAGTTCTTGACTTGGATGAAACTCTAGTATGTGCATACGAGACATCTAGTCTGCCTCCTTCCCTTCGTAATCAAGCAATGGATGCTGGATTAAAGTGGTTTGAGCTGGAATGTGTATCTTCGGACAAGGTttgttatgaataattatttgattctctattttaaaTGATGGTTGTTGTCATTTGGATGCTTTGATCTTTGAAGGAATGTGAAGGAAAGCCTAAGATCAATTATGTTACGGTGTTTGAGCGCCCAGGGTTGCAAGATTTCCTAAATCAACTAAGTGAATTTGCTGAGCTTGTACTATTTACTGCTGGCCTTGAAGGTTTGCTGATATCAACACATTGTTTCATTTTCAACTTACTACCCAATTTTCTTCTTATGTTTCTCCCCGCCACTATCTCATGACTTTTAATGGCTGCCCACAGGCTATGCTAGACCACTTGTTGACAGAATTGATGCTGAAAACCGGTTTAGTCTTCGACTCTATAGGCCTTCTACAGTTAGCACGTAAGTATGCTTCCTATGTGTTCTCCTTTTATAATCTTCCAGCCTACTCTCTCTGTGATTTCTAGATGGAAAATGACGGAACCTTTTCATCTTTTGTGTTACACATTTCTTGCCTTCTGTATTATACTGAAGTTGGTTCTTTCTATTTCACTGCCTATTATCTGCGTGCTCTTCTACTAATCCATGAATAAGGGCCAGAATCTGTCTTTATTTTAGACTGTCTTGAACCCAAAGCTGGTTCTTAGTTTACATGCATAAATTccctttttttccattttatctTGTTGTAAGATGAAATAAAATTTATAGGCAATTTAGATctccaaaatggaaatggaaattccTTTTGAGTTCTATATAGAATTCCATGAGTTCATTTTTTGGAGCTGATGTTAGTGACTTGATCTTTTCAGTTTTGCTTGATAAAATTTAGGAGATCATTATTATGTCGTTTCATTTTCTATCTGAAATATGAAGGGTGTTTTTAGGCAGCATATTTGAGCTTAGATGCCAACATGCTTTTTGCCAAGCTTAGATGCCTTAGAGCAAATTTGAGCTTCCTTAATGTTTGATGCGTAAGCAATCAACTTCTTGGTGATTACATGTCAAGTTTGATCGAAGACTTTGTTGTTTCATCTGGTAAATTTTACTTCTGACATAAACAGGGAGTACCGGGAGCATGTGAAAGACCTCACCTGCATATCTAAGGATTTATGCCGAACTGTTATTGTCGACAACAATCCTTTCAGTTTCCTGTTGCAACCGGTAAATGGGATTCCATGCATTCCGTTTTCTGCTGGGCAGCCACATGATACACAGGTACCATCACAATTTGCATTAAAATAAATCTGTTATCCTTATATGATATCAGTTTGTCTTAGATGTTTGTTTACTTACTTCTAAATCTGGTTTATGTTGAAAAGCTTCTCGGTGTCCTCCTTCCACTTCTCAAGCACCTTTCTCAGGAAAAAGATGTGAGGCCAGTTCTTTATGATAGGTTCCGCATGCCTGAATGGTTTCAGAAACAGGGTATCCCCTCTTCTTCTTGGTCACTGTAGGAAAAATATAGCAGGCAATGCCTTGGGTTCTTCTGGGTACTTTTCGTGCAAGCCTCTTATCTTCCAAAGGCAGCATCTTATCATAGGATTCATTATCTTTGTGTATAACATTTTAATTCTAGAGGTGTCTATGAATGCCATCAGAGACCTGCGAAAGGATGAATGTGATGATATCACTTATTTGATTAGGTAAACCTTTTATTGTATTTAGATGAAGATCTGCCAAAAAATTCTTGATTCTTAGTGTAACTTTGTTTATAAGCTTTGCGATTCTGTTGGATGTTTATGCGTCTTTGGGAATTTTGTAAATGTGCTCTCAATCAATGATTATTTGCTGTTTACACATTATTTACCATGTTGATTTCTATACTACTTTCTACAATATGCCATGGTTGTGAGGCTGTTAGTGCCTGATTGCATTCTTAGATTTTGATCTCTTATTGTTTCCTACCTATTACAGTTTGTAGATGCTTGTTTTTGGTTGCTACCACTTCTATCAATAGTAGTTCTAGAAAATATCATTCTCTGCAGGATTATCTCTTGGGAACAGCTTTCCGTACTAAAAAAGTTGCGGAAGTAATCTTGGGAACAACTAACCTTGGAATAATATTATGTTGAGAACGCATTGGAGCTAACCTTGGAAGGTTGACAGGATTCCTAGATTGCTCCAAAATTGGGATCTCCCAAGCTGGAAAGCTCAAAAGATTAGAATAAAGGAATACACTTCTTTAACTTTTCTCTTAAATACAAATGTTCTGTTTCCTAGTTAAAGAAAATGGTAAACTACATTAGTAGTCACCCCAGctatagtttttctttttttttggctacacaactatgaaaagttacaaaatgatcacccactattcaattttgtcttttttggttatccaattatcttggatttttggatgttttcatttttatgttaGCCAGTAGGTGACAAAAAAGAcaattgaatagttgagtgaccaaaaaggaaatttactaataattgagtgaccattttgtaatttttcataattggatgaccaaaaatgaaaaaaaaattgagtaaagTATTTGAACATACAAGTATCACATTGTTTACCAGAAATAATACAGAGTTATTACTAAATTTCGTAATTGTACTTTCTTAGAAACACATTCACTAATTTCTCTCAGTATCACTACATTAGCATGTTCACTCCCACTTTCCTCTATAATTATTCGTTAATAACTTCGTTTTGGGTCTATAAATAGTGGTTTGAATGTTTCATTTAGAGATTTTTGAGCTTTTGGAGCATTCTAAAATTTTCACTGTAGTTTTTTCTCTATTATTGTTACAACTGTCACAGTTTTCATTGTCTTTGACTGTTTATCACTTCTATCACCACCACTTGCCACTGTACTTGCTTTTCAAGCTTTGCTTTGATCTTCTTCTCCATCATCTCTTCATTTTAACAAAAGAATCCTTACACAATTTTATCTATGTCTATAAAGCATCACTTGACTTAATGACTCAATGTATTAAGTTTGGGGTCACTTAACTCATTGCATATGTTTTGTATCATGGAACTGGAATCACCAGGACAAATTGAGCAATGGCCACATGAATGAGAGATGGTTTGTCTGTTCAGTTTTTGTACACTTTTAGCTGATAATAATTGTTTGCAAATTGAATACAATTAGGTAGCCCAGCAGCCCCACAGAACGTTAGGAACCTAAGCTatcacacacatacacacacatacTTTCTACtcacattttctcatttatttCCTTCTCAGAAAAGGGTTGAGGCCTGTCAAGACAAAATCCTAccacatgtttattttttttattggtactgttaacattaatggaagacaattaataatggttgccattaacattaatgggagacaatcaataatgacaaccaccaactttgaaaagtggcaagggataatttttttttggtccttgagataatgggctatttattgtttggtcattgaacctcaactataaataggccttctcatttctcatttcaattcatcccaaccaatctttctctcttagttttctctcttctcccatttgagaattcttaaggaattctatttgtttgtaatactttggagatagtaaagttatcatct
This region includes:
- the LOC107918365 gene encoding CTD nuclear envelope phosphatase 1 encodes the protein MAELTQAEVYSPRSLQVWRALLNWLAFFYQIFAQIIRAVGQYPLLSSSSSSSITSTSTHRFKPLPVADSTRTESRATVEIAAVLDSPDEDRIEKLRVVLDLDETLVCAYETSSLPPSLRNQAMDAGLKWFELECVSSDKECEGKPKINYVTVFERPGLQDFLNQLSEFAELVLFTAGLEGYARPLVDRIDAENRFSLRLYRPSTVSTEYREHVKDLTCISKDLCRTVIVDNNPFSFLLQPVNGIPCIPFSAGQPHDTQLLGVLLPLLKHLSQEKDVRPVLYDRFRMPEWFQKQGIPSSSWSL